One part of the Cyclobacteriaceae bacterium genome encodes these proteins:
- a CDS encoding arsenite methyltransferase: MNTSTTSENLKQLVKEKYGQIADQSYTENATSCCGAGGSCSTIDYAIMAEDYTKLKGYVADADLGLGCGLPTEFALIKEGDTVIDLGSGAGNDAFVARSLTGEKGKVIGIDFTEKMIDKARINAEKLGFNNVEFRHGDIERIPVTANVADVVVSNCVLNLVPNKKQAFAEMFRVIKPGGHFSVSDIVLQGELPSGLQKSAEMYAGCVAGAVPQEKYLQLAKDAGFENLVIQKERKITIPEEILSAYLNKDELIKYKDGALGILSITVYGEKPGADRVKELAEEKKAACCGPESNCC; the protein is encoded by the coding sequence ATGAATACCAGCACAACATCCGAAAATCTTAAACAACTGGTTAAAGAAAAATATGGTCAGATTGCCGATCAGAGCTATACCGAAAACGCAACGAGCTGTTGTGGTGCCGGTGGTAGTTGTTCCACCATTGATTACGCTATCATGGCAGAAGACTACACCAAACTAAAAGGTTACGTTGCCGATGCTGACTTAGGATTAGGCTGCGGCTTACCAACTGAGTTTGCCCTGATTAAAGAAGGTGATACGGTTATTGATTTAGGATCAGGAGCCGGCAACGATGCCTTTGTTGCCAGAAGCTTAACCGGAGAAAAAGGGAAAGTGATTGGTATTGATTTTACGGAGAAGATGATTGATAAGGCCCGCATCAACGCAGAAAAGTTGGGATTCAATAATGTAGAGTTCCGGCATGGCGATATTGAACGGATACCCGTTACAGCGAATGTTGCCGATGTGGTCGTGAGCAATTGCGTACTCAACCTGGTGCCCAACAAAAAACAAGCTTTCGCAGAAATGTTCCGGGTAATAAAACCCGGTGGCCACTTTAGTGTTTCAGATATTGTTCTTCAGGGAGAATTACCTTCAGGTCTTCAAAAAAGTGCCGAGATGTATGCCGGATGTGTAGCCGGGGCCGTTCCTCAGGAAAAATATCTTCAACTGGCTAAAGATGCCGGATTTGAAAACTTAGTTATTCAGAAGGAAAGAAAGATTACCATTCCGGAGGAGATACTTTCAGCATACCTGAACAAAGATGAACTGATAAAATACAAAGACGGAGCATTGGGCATCCTTAGCATTACCGTGTATGGAGAAAAACCAGGAGCAGATCGGGTTAAGGAGTTGGCTGAAGAGAAAAAAGCCGCTTGCTGCGGACCAGAATCGAATTGTTGCTGA
- a CDS encoding arsenate reductase ArsC: MKKRILVLCTGNSCRSQIAHGYLEYFGGKQVEVRSAGIETHGVNPRAIATMKEDGIDISHHTSNNVNEYANESFDYVITVCDNAKENCPYFPATVKSFHHNFPDPAKATGSEQEILNEFRKVRAMIKDYMKTFIEANVH, from the coding sequence ATGAAGAAGAGAATTTTAGTCCTCTGTACGGGTAACTCATGTCGTAGCCAGATAGCACACGGTTATCTGGAGTATTTCGGTGGCAAACAGGTTGAAGTACGAAGTGCCGGAATTGAAACCCATGGTGTAAATCCCCGCGCCATTGCTACCATGAAAGAAGATGGCATTGATATATCCCATCACACTTCCAATAATGTTAATGAATACGCAAACGAGTCGTTCGATTATGTGATTACCGTTTGTGACAACGCAAAGGAAAACTGTCCCTACTTTCCCGCAACCGTTAAATCCTTTCATCATAACTTCCCCGATCCGGCCAAAGCCACAGGTTCCGAACAGGAAATACTGAATGAGTTCCGAAAAGTGAGGGCTATGATTAAAGATTATATGAAAACTTTCATTGAGGCTAACGTTCATTAG
- the serA gene encoding phosphoglycerate dehydrogenase has translation MKLNKYIVIDFDSTFTKIEAFDLLAEISLRDHPEGEERKKMIREITNQGMDGSISFRESLEKRVELLAPNKSHLLQLAERLKAQVSESFKRNREFFKKYADNIYVISNGFHMFIDPVVTEFGIKPENILANRFHFDEKGEVIGFDKENPLSANNGKVEQLKRLNLPGDVYVIGDGYTDYEIKHAGLANKFFAFTENVERENIMEKADHITPSLDEFLYLNKLNTAISYPKNRIHVLLLENVHPVAVELMRAEGFTVETYPAALSEEELCKKIKNVSVLGIRSKTQVTEKVLEQANRLMTIGAFCIGTNQIDLKAATQKGVAVFNAPFSNTRSVVELVVAEMIILIRKIVEKSNKMHQGKWDKSAAGSYEIRGKKLGLIGYGNIGAQLSVLAESMGMKVLYYDIEEKLSLGNATRCKTMKEVLEQADVVSLHVDGRAANKNLIGEREFGWMKKGVIFINLSRGHVVDIAALKANILNGNVGGCAIDVFPVEPNNEEEFISELRGLPNTILTPHIGGSTVEAQENIGNFVPGKFMDYINTGSTSNSVNFPNLVLPTLENAHRLIHIHENVPGILAQINKVLADHNINIAGQYLKTNEQIGYVITDIDKAYSKDVIKELRSIAHTIKFRVLY, from the coding sequence ATGAAACTCAACAAGTACATCGTAATCGATTTCGATAGCACCTTTACCAAAATAGAAGCCTTCGACCTCTTGGCTGAAATCAGCTTAAGGGATCATCCGGAAGGAGAAGAAAGAAAAAAGATGATCCGTGAAATCACCAACCAGGGCATGGATGGTTCCATCTCTTTTCGTGAATCACTGGAAAAACGTGTAGAACTTCTGGCACCAAACAAATCGCACTTATTGCAATTAGCAGAGCGTTTAAAAGCACAGGTTTCCGAATCTTTTAAACGTAACCGCGAATTCTTTAAAAAATATGCCGATAATATCTATGTGATCAGCAATGGCTTTCACATGTTTATCGATCCTGTAGTCACCGAGTTTGGCATCAAGCCTGAGAACATCTTAGCGAATCGTTTTCATTTTGATGAGAAAGGGGAAGTTATTGGTTTTGATAAAGAAAATCCACTCTCCGCCAACAATGGAAAAGTTGAACAATTAAAACGACTCAACTTACCAGGAGATGTTTATGTAATTGGCGATGGCTATACCGACTATGAAATAAAACATGCCGGTCTTGCCAATAAGTTCTTTGCGTTTACTGAGAATGTTGAGCGCGAAAATATTATGGAAAAGGCTGATCACATAACCCCCAGCCTGGATGAATTTCTATACCTCAATAAATTAAACACGGCTATCTCCTACCCCAAAAACCGAATACACGTTTTGCTTTTGGAAAATGTGCATCCGGTGGCGGTGGAATTAATGCGGGCAGAAGGCTTTACTGTGGAAACCTATCCGGCAGCACTGTCAGAAGAAGAGTTGTGCAAAAAAATCAAAAATGTATCGGTACTGGGTATCCGTTCCAAAACCCAAGTTACTGAAAAAGTATTGGAGCAGGCCAACCGGCTAATGACCATAGGAGCCTTTTGTATCGGCACCAATCAAATCGATTTAAAGGCAGCCACACAAAAAGGTGTTGCTGTGTTTAATGCACCCTTCAGCAACACACGCTCGGTGGTAGAGCTGGTGGTAGCGGAGATGATCATCCTTATCCGAAAGATTGTAGAGAAGTCAAACAAAATGCACCAGGGTAAATGGGATAAATCCGCTGCCGGAAGTTATGAGATACGCGGAAAAAAACTTGGGTTAATCGGTTACGGGAATATTGGTGCACAACTTTCTGTGTTGGCTGAATCAATGGGAATGAAGGTTCTCTATTATGATATTGAAGAAAAACTTTCACTGGGCAATGCCACCCGTTGTAAAACCATGAAAGAAGTTTTGGAGCAGGCCGATGTTGTTTCCCTGCATGTTGACGGCCGTGCTGCAAACAAAAACCTGATCGGTGAACGCGAATTCGGTTGGATGAAAAAAGGCGTTATCTTCATAAACCTGAGCCGGGGCCACGTAGTGGATATCGCGGCACTAAAAGCGAATATTCTTAATGGAAATGTTGGCGGTTGCGCTATTGATGTATTTCCTGTTGAACCTAACAACGAAGAAGAGTTTATTTCCGAATTAAGGGGTTTACCGAATACAATACTTACACCGCACATCGGAGGAAGCACGGTGGAAGCACAGGAGAACATTGGCAATTTTGTTCCGGGTAAATTCATGGATTATATAAACACCGGAAGCACTTCCAACAGTGTAAACTTTCCAAACCTGGTTTTACCAACACTTGAAAATGCCCACAGACTTATTCACATTCACGAAAACGTTCCGGGTATACTGGCGCAGATCAACAAGGTATTGGCCGATCACAACATCAATATTGCAGGGCAATACCTGAAAACAAATGAACAAATCGGGTATGTGATCACCGATATCGATAAAGCATACAGCAAAGATGTAATTAAAGAACTTCGCAGTATTGCACACACCATAAAATTCAGGGTGCTATATTAG
- a CDS encoding winged helix-turn-helix transcriptional regulator, whose product MGLTKTTGFSKAEIETAELAKALAHPARIAILKHLVNTKSCICGDIVDELPLSQSTVSQHLKELKDAGIIKGNISGTSVCYCIDEKMWNKARKVLVDLFESYKGQDCC is encoded by the coding sequence ATGGGATTAACCAAAACCACAGGCTTCAGCAAAGCCGAAATTGAAACTGCCGAACTGGCCAAAGCACTGGCACATCCTGCCCGTATCGCTATCCTCAAGCACCTGGTCAATACAAAGAGTTGCATTTGCGGTGATATTGTAGATGAACTCCCCCTCTCCCAGTCTACAGTATCGCAACATCTAAAGGAACTCAAAGATGCAGGCATTATTAAAGGAAACATCAGCGGCACCAGTGTGTGCTACTGCATTGATGAAAAGATGTGGAACAAAGCCCGCAAAGTATTAGTTGATTTATTTGAAAGCTACAAAGGCCAAGACTGCTGCTAA
- a CDS encoding YtxH domain-containing protein yields MNTTTKVAIGVLAGASVGILTGLLLAPNSGKKTIKKLMGKTNELKDQMTDSMLDVKKAYNKRVDVLVDDGKTAINSLKSSLKV; encoded by the coding sequence ATGAATACAACAACTAAAGTAGCGATTGGCGTTTTGGCCGGTGCATCGGTAGGCATTCTGACTGGACTCCTGCTCGCCCCCAATAGCGGCAAGAAAACCATCAAAAAACTGATGGGAAAAACAAACGAACTGAAGGATCAGATGACGGATTCAATGCTTGATGTAAAAAAGGCTTACAACAAGCGTGTTGATGTACTGGTAGATGATGGGAAAACAGCCATCAATTCGTTAAAAAGCAGCCTGAAAGTATAG
- a CDS encoding BLUF domain-containing protein, which produces MYHLVYTSHATNPLTPEELIQLLKESRLYNKQHHITGMLLYLNGKFIQILEGKKEDVTGVYANICRDKRHHRVITIMEGNSPSRIFHDWSMGFKMLSHSEFEDITGFKDIDHFFERNKAKDKGNLLYTFLTLFYKKNIVDYAELPE; this is translated from the coding sequence ATGTATCACCTTGTTTATACGAGCCATGCCACCAACCCACTTACCCCGGAAGAACTGATTCAGCTTTTGAAAGAATCAAGGTTGTACAACAAACAACATCACATTACCGGTATGCTCTTGTACCTCAATGGTAAGTTCATTCAAATATTAGAAGGCAAAAAAGAAGATGTTACCGGGGTTTACGCAAACATATGTCGTGACAAGCGCCACCATCGGGTAATCACCATTATGGAGGGCAATTCACCAAGTCGCATTTTTCACGATTGGTCAATGGGCTTTAAAATGCTTTCCCATTCAGAGTTTGAAGACATTACTGGCTTTAAAGATATTGATCACTTCTTTGAACGTAATAAAGCCAAAGACAAGGGTAACTTGCTTTACACCTTTCTTACACTTTTCTACAAAAAAAACATTGTGGATTATGCTGAGTTACCTGAATGA
- a CDS encoding transketolase family protein, giving the protein MTKFTFTEKKDTRSGFGIGLLELGRKNPNVVGLCADLTGSLKMDAFKKEFPERFFQVGIAEANMMGLAAGMTIGGKIPFTGTFANFSTGRVYDQIRQSIAYSHKNVKICASHAGVTLGEDGATHQILEDIGMMKMLPGMTVIVPCDYNQTKAATLALGDHHGPAYLRFGRPSWPIFMAADRPFTIGKADKLIDGTDVSIFACGHMVWQAIEAEAALAEKGIRAEVINIHTIKPLDVEAVLESVQKTKCVVTCEEHQINGGLGDSIAQVLGRHFPVPLEMVAVNDSFGESGTPTQLLKKYGLSPENIVSAAERAVARKK; this is encoded by the coding sequence ATGACCAAATTTACCTTTACCGAAAAAAAAGATACCCGCTCAGGCTTTGGTATCGGGTTGCTGGAACTAGGCCGTAAAAATCCCAATGTGGTTGGCCTTTGTGCCGACCTTACAGGCTCGTTAAAAATGGATGCCTTTAAAAAGGAATTCCCTGAAAGATTTTTTCAAGTGGGCATTGCCGAAGCAAACATGATGGGGCTTGCAGCCGGCATGACCATTGGCGGCAAAATTCCCTTTACCGGAACGTTTGCCAACTTTTCTACCGGACGGGTTTATGACCAGATTCGTCAGTCAATAGCCTATTCACACAAAAACGTTAAGATATGTGCATCTCACGCGGGTGTAACCTTGGGTGAAGATGGTGCAACACACCAAATACTGGAAGACATTGGCATGATGAAAATGCTGCCGGGCATGACGGTGATTGTTCCGTGCGATTATAATCAAACCAAGGCCGCTACTTTGGCACTTGGCGATCATCATGGGCCTGCCTACCTGCGCTTTGGCCGCCCTTCGTGGCCTATTTTTATGGCGGCCGATAGGCCATTTACAATAGGCAAAGCCGATAAACTGATTGACGGAACCGATGTAAGCATTTTTGCCTGTGGCCACATGGTGTGGCAGGCTATTGAAGCTGAAGCTGCATTGGCCGAAAAAGGAATCCGTGCAGAAGTCATTAACATTCACACTATTAAACCATTGGATGTAGAGGCCGTTCTGGAATCCGTACAGAAAACAAAGTGCGTTGTTACCTGTGAGGAACATCAGATCAATGGCGGTTTAGGCGACAGCATTGCCCAGGTTTTAGGTCGGCATTTCCCGGTTCCCCTTGAAATGGTAGCGGTAAACGATTCGTTTGGGGAGAGTGGTACACCCACTCAATTATTAAAGAAATATGGTCTTTCGCCTGAAAACATCGTTAGCGCAGCCGAGCGAGCGGTCGCCCGGAAAAAATAA